Proteins from one Fragaria vesca subsp. vesca linkage group LG6, FraVesHawaii_1.0, whole genome shotgun sequence genomic window:
- the LOC101312843 gene encoding peroxyureidoacrylate/ureidoacrylate amidohydrolase RutB-like, whose translation MGDKRKHTALLVIDMQKDFIDGDGPVLVKGGKAIVPNVIEAVQIARQRGILVVWVVREHDPLGRDVELFRRHLYPAGKEGPTVKGKKGAELVDGLVIEERDYKLVKTRFSAFFATHLDSFLKSNGVDSLVVIGVQTPNCIRQTVFDGVALDYKSITVIVDATAAATAEVHAANIFDMKNVGVATPTLQEWFELGA comes from the exons ATGGGAGACAAACGGAAGCACACCGCTCTTCTCGTTATAGACATGCAG AAAGATTTTATAGATGGGGATGGTCCTGTGCTAGTGAAAGGAGGCAAAGCCATAGTTCCAAATGTAATAGAGGCGGTTCAAATCGCCAGGCAGCGTGGCATCCTCGTAGTTTGG GTTGTGCGTGAACATGATCCACTAGGAAGAGATGTTGAGCTATTTCGCCGGCATTTGTATCCTGCTGGGAAAGAGGGTCCAACGGTTAAGGGAAAGAAAGGTGCTGAACTTGTTGATGGGCTTGTGATTGAAGAAAGGGACTATAAACTAGTCAAGACCCGGTTTAGTGCATTCTTTGCCACACACCTTGATTCGTTTCTTAAGAGTAATGGAGTCGACAGTTTGGTTGTCATTG GTGTTCAGACTCCAAACTGCATTAGGCAGACTGTGTTCGATGGTGTAGCTTTGGATTACAAATCTATTACAGTTATTGTTGATGCCACAGCTGCTGCTACAGCTGAAGTACACGCTG CCAATATATTTGACATGAAGAATGTCGGAGTTGCAACACCAACCTTACAAGAATGGTTTGAATTGGGCGCCTGA
- the LOC101312552 gene encoding peroxisome biogenesis protein 2-like, giving the protein MSSSSSSSNSRPPAEDAWIHAYKTLIPQWQHLSLSLSHSHQSLIPISISRVNQFDAARLDIEMSAMLKEQLVKVFSLMKPGMLFQYEAELDAFLEFLIWRFSIWVDKPTPGISLMNLRYRDERALEARGKVRTGLEGPGLTVAQKLWYCVATVGGQYIWARLQSFSAFRRWGDSEQRSLARGAWIMIQRIEGLYKAASFCNLLLFLYTGRYRTLIERALRARLVYGSPIMNRAVSFEYMNRQLVWNEFSEMLLLLLPLLNSSSVKNFLRLFSKDKSSSSTDDDSACPICQASPTVPFFALPCQHRYCYYCLRTRCAAVPSFRCSRCNEPVVAMQRQANNPNQKQ; this is encoded by the exons ATGAGCAGTAGCAGCAGCAGCAGCAATTCTAGACCGCCAGCAGAAGACGCTTGGATTCACGCTTACAAGACCTTAATTCCCCAATGGCAACACCTCTCACTTTCTCTATCCCACTCTCACCAG TCATTAATTCCAATATCGATATCTAGAGTAAACCAATTCGATGCGGCAAGACTGGACATTGAAATGTCAGCCATGTTGAAAGAACAGTTAGTTAAGGTCTTCTCCTTGATGAAG CCAGGAATGTTATTTCAATATGAAGCAGAACTTGATGCTTTCCTCGAGTTTCTTATCTGGCGGTTCTCAATTTGGGTAGATAAGCCTACTCCAGGAATTTCTCTCATGAACCTTAGATATAGAGACGAACGTGCACTGGAAGCGAGAGGAAAAG TCAGGACAGGATTGGAAGGACCTGGACTTACAGTTGCACAAAAGCTTTGGTATTGTGTTGCCACTGTCGGTGGTCAATACATCTGGGCACGGTTGCAATCGTTCTCTGCTTTTCGTAGGTGGGGCGATTCTGAACAG AGGTCACTAGCACGAGGAGCGTGGATTATGATACAACGCATAGAAGGACTCTATAAAGCTGCCTCATTTTGCAACCTGCTTTTATTTCTCTATACAGGAAG GTATAGGACTCTTATTGAAAGAGCTCTAAGAGCTAGGCTGGTTTATGGGAGCCCTATTATGAACCGAGCAGTTAGCTTTGAGTACATGAACCGCCAGTTAGTATGGAATGAATTCTCG GAGATGTTATTGTTGCTTCTTCCTCTTCTTAACTCATCATCCGTGAAAAACTTTCTTCGCCTGTTTTCCAAGGATAAATCTTCAAGTTCAACAGATGATGACTCTGCTTGCCCCATCTGCCAGGCCAGTCCAACCGTTCCATTTTTCGCTCTCCCCTGTCAGCACAG ATACTGCTACTACTGCCTAAGAACACGGTGTGCAGCAGTCCCGTCCTTCAGATGTTCCAGATGTAATGAACCAGTCGTTGCCATGCAGCGGCAGGCCAACAATCCAAATCAAAAGCAATGA
- the LOC101315457 gene encoding uncharacterized protein LOC101315457, which translates to MMAGNPNWWSMHPPSSIFPSQLGSSSSLPQLINSFPTDQHNLEPPQSWSQLLLGGLSGQDQDNFGSLNHFPQSYPRVNPAVDSNIIKQEINSQNNLYGGDGGHEEFQAPYINRPSWSAVQINMPVSSPRSCVTSLSSNNMLDFSYNQKNQHADHSSECDSPPAGGMCKKARVQPSSSQPPLKVQGERNCVFPEDPGQLLNDNCSLKRKGSPNQDSHQDHKAKDLRSKGLCLVPVSCTQNVGGDINIGADYWAPAYGSGF; encoded by the exons ATGATGGCCGGAAACCCTAACTGGTGGAGCATGCATCCACCATCATCTATCTTCCCTTCTCAACTTGGATCTTCTAGTTCACTCCCTCAGCTTATCAATTCCTTCCCTACTGATCAGCATAACCTAGAGCCTCCACAATCTTGGAGCCAATTACTTCT GGGTGGATTGTCTGGACAAGATCAAGACAACTTTGGAAGTCTGAATCATTTTCCACAGTCTTATCCAAGGGTTAATCCTGCTGTTGATAGTAATATTATAAAGCAAGAGATTAATTCCCAGAACAACTTGTATGGTGGTGACGGAGGACATGAAGAATTTCAGGCACCTTATATTAATAGGCCATCTTGGTCAGCAGTACAAATCAACATGCCGGTTTCATCCCCTAGGTCTTGTGTCACTAGTTTAAGTAGTAATAATATGTTGGATTTTTCCTATAACCAGAAGAACCAGCATGCAGATCACTCATCTGAG TGTGATAGTCCTCCCGCCGGCGGAATGTGCAAGAAAGCTAGGGTTCAACCATCTTCAAGCCAACCACCACTAAAG GTTCAAGGAGAAAGGAATTGTGTGTTCCCTGAAGACCCTGGTCAG CTCTTGAATGACAATTGCAGCCTGAAAAGAAAAGGGTCTCCTAACCAG GATTCTCATCAAGACCATAAGGCAAAGGATCTAAGGAGTAAAGGGTTGTGCTTGGTTCCCGTTTCTTGCACTCAGAATGTTGGGGGTGACATTAACATCGGAGCTGATTATTGGGCTCCGGCTTATGGGAGCGGGTTTTAG
- the LOC101315171 gene encoding uncharacterized protein LOC101315171 — protein sequence MASSLHPNPTTFLQPARLQFTPTSVATRVPIRCGPRDKRGPLVKGRVLSIEAIQAVQALKRAQRSDPDDPSPVSKTLSRLIKSDLVAALKELLRQDQCHLALQALAAFRSEYQPDVTIYAEVALALARNGMVEEIDALVCELEKESGGVQLGGDDKGLIRLIRAVVGADRRESTVRIYEMLKRNGWGTSSFKADEYMVKVLSKGLRRLGEAQLADEVDAKFGPQLLFQS from the coding sequence ATGGCGTCGTCTCTCCACCCAAACCCAACCACCTTCCTCCAACCCGCACGCTTACAATTCACACCCACCTCCGTCGCAACCCGCGTTCCCATACGGTGCGGCCCACGCGACAAGCGTGGACCCTTGGTCAAAGGCCGCGTCCTCAGCATCGAGGCCATCCAAGCCGTCCAAGCCCTCAAACGGGCCCAAAGATCCGACCCGGACGACCCATCTCCCGTCTCCAAAACCCTCTCCCGCCTAATCAAATCCGACCTCGTCGCTGCCCTCAAGGAGCTTCTACGGCAGGATCAATGCCACCTGGCCCTCCAGGCCTTGGCCGCCTTCCGATCCGAATACCAACCTGACGTCACCATCTACGCCGAGGTGGCTCTGGCACTCGCCAGAAATGGGATGGTGGAGGAGATCGACGCTCTCGTCTGTGAGCTGGAGAAGGAGAGTGGAGGTGTCCAGTTGGGGGGAGATGATAAGGGGCTGATAAGGCTGATCAGGGCCGTCGTTGGCGCCGACCGGAGGGAATCGACGGTGAGGATTTACGAGATGTTGAAGAGGAATGGATGGGGGACTAGTAGTTTCAAAGCGGATGAGTATATGGTGAAGGTGTTGAGCAAAGGATTGAGGAGGCTTGGTGAGGCTCAACTTGCTGATGAGGTTGATGCCAAATTTGGTCCACAGCTGTTATTTCAATCTTGA